One Chlorobaculum limnaeum genomic window carries:
- a CDS encoding TOBE domain-containing protein, whose product MSKTKDPIGIEGSIWFQKSQSRFLGGDRIALLEKIDELGSINSAAKAVGISYKTAWHLVNMMNNLSDKPLVDRMTGGKGGGGTVLTREGRQVIEKYRIVQEEHRKFLENLEERLGDTGNLYQFLRRISMRISARNTFSGVITEITRGAVNAEIIITLNGGQEIASTITNGAVDNLGLKTGMSAYAIVKSSSVMVGRDLQGKKLSARNVICGTVQRVIEDQVNSEIDIEIGGSNSISAIITKTSTSKLDLKEGQQVCAIFKASDVIIGVN is encoded by the coding sequence GTGAGCAAAACAAAAGACCCCATCGGAATCGAAGGTTCGATCTGGTTCCAGAAATCACAGAGCCGCTTTCTCGGGGGCGACCGGATTGCCCTGCTTGAAAAGATCGACGAACTCGGTTCGATCAACAGCGCGGCCAAAGCGGTCGGCATCAGCTACAAAACCGCCTGGCACCTGGTGAACATGATGAACAACCTCTCCGACAAACCGCTCGTTGACCGCATGACCGGCGGCAAGGGCGGCGGCGGCACCGTGCTCACCCGCGAGGGGCGGCAGGTAATCGAAAAGTACCGCATCGTGCAGGAGGAGCACCGCAAGTTCCTCGAAAATCTCGAAGAGCGGCTCGGCGACACCGGCAACCTCTACCAGTTCCTGCGCAGGATTTCGATGCGCATCAGCGCGCGCAACACCTTCTCCGGCGTCATCACCGAAATCACGCGAGGCGCGGTCAACGCCGAAATCATCATCACGCTCAACGGCGGCCAGGAGATCGCTTCGACCATCACTAACGGCGCGGTCGATAACCTCGGTCTGAAAACGGGCATGAGCGCCTACGCCATCGTCAAGTCGAGTTCGGTCATGGTGGGCCGCGACCTGCAAGGCAAAAAGCTGAGCGCCCGCAACGTCATCTGCGGCACGGTGCAACGTGTGATCGAAGACCAGGTCAACAGCGAAATCGACATCGAAATCGGCGGCAGCAACAGCATTTCCGCCATCATCACCAAAACCAGCACCAGCAAACTCGACCTCAAAGAGGGCCAGCAAGTCTGCGCCATATTCAAAGCATCTGACGTAATCATTGGCGTGAACTGA